From the genome of Prevotella herbatica, one region includes:
- a CDS encoding UvrD-helicase domain-containing protein encodes MKNLTVYRASAGSGKTFTLALEYIKLLVENPQSFRQTLAVTFTNKATEEMKMRILSDLYGIAKGLKNSEALLEKIKESSVFSEQQIRDRAWLSLQLLIHNYNYFRVETIDAFFQTVLRNLAKELDLSANLKIELNDAQVEQQAVDELIESLDETSLLLYWILDYIHENIEDDKSWNVISQIKNFGLNIFKDYYKKNQKELSQILEQKDFFKNYSQKLRSIRNKAKTQLAEVADNFFDTLEKNGFSVDDFSRKSSGPCGYFIKLKSGNFVDDEKIFNPTAQEAVSVPEKWVVKKLAKPGEPIYDLVCDTLMQMLNNAENIRIKQVKLYKSADLTLRHLSQLRLLGSIGDKVTELNNEVNRFMLSDTQTLLSSMIEDSDSPFIFEKIGAQLENIMIDEFQDTSTVQWENFKVLLKETMSREGKNLIVGDVKQSIYRWRSGDWRLLNDIDKQFSEGEVSECSLATNYRSSKNIVKFNNEFFKYASDVEYNELSDICGEEAEQMKKAYADVEQQIPENKDKENTGKVEIKLLPDEDYTESMLAQTLEKVRELKTLGVADKDIAILVRTNPLIRLVGDYFMQNMPEVQLVSDEAFHLDASQAVNIIVYAMKVLAMPDDEIVLASLVKAYIKSIKGNALKDNDIFQGKEYSESLLPKTFLSNKDALLGLPLMDLAEELFSIFDLSILDSQNAYVCAFYDKLSEYMQDGIPDLRDFLIKWDDNIHNSSIQSSDENGIRLITIHKSKGLEFRFVIMPFCDWKLEKNNVIWCQPNVSPYNELPVVPIDFSKKQMLGSIYEADYAHEHLQNMVDNLNLLYVAFTRAEMGLYIYGKRDKNGTTRSAIIEECLGNVGKILGTQVDGDYNDYQQSIEFEFGELPQDLSVKEKNNDGNIFRSVSKNETLSITSHKNNVKFRQSNKSDEFVKAGIEDEQAIQKKEFINVGNVMHSILSEIKTEKDIDYSLRKLEEEGVVYDNNITSDKLQKMLRDSFDNKLVKEWFSDKWQVFNECAILKVNPENNKVETKRPDRVMTDGKKMMVVDFKFAAPREEHKVQVKEYMQLLHDMGYSDVNGYLWYIYSKNIIEIK; translated from the coding sequence ATGAAAAATTTAACTGTATATAGAGCCAGTGCAGGCTCAGGAAAAACTTTCACTTTAGCTTTAGAATATATCAAGCTATTAGTGGAAAATCCGCAATCATTTAGGCAAACTCTTGCTGTAACTTTTACAAACAAGGCTACAGAAGAGATGAAAATGCGAATCTTAAGTGATTTGTATGGTATTGCAAAAGGATTGAAGAACTCGGAGGCGTTGTTGGAAAAGATAAAAGAATCGTCTGTTTTCAGCGAACAGCAAATACGTGATCGTGCATGGCTTTCATTACAACTGCTAATACACAATTACAATTATTTCCGTGTTGAGACAATCGATGCGTTTTTTCAGACAGTATTGAGAAATCTAGCAAAAGAACTTGATCTTTCTGCTAATCTTAAGATTGAACTTAATGATGCACAAGTAGAACAACAAGCTGTTGACGAACTTATAGAGAGTCTTGATGAAACTTCGCTTCTACTATATTGGATACTTGATTATATCCATGAAAACATAGAAGATGACAAATCATGGAATGTGATTTCACAAATTAAGAATTTCGGTTTAAATATATTCAAAGACTACTATAAGAAAAATCAGAAAGAACTTTCACAAATCCTTGAACAAAAAGATTTCTTCAAGAACTATAGTCAAAAGTTAAGGAGCATAAGAAATAAAGCCAAGACACAACTGGCTGAGGTTGCTGATAATTTCTTTGATACTCTTGAGAAAAATGGCTTCTCAGTTGATGACTTTTCGCGCAAGTCTTCTGGTCCCTGTGGATATTTCATTAAATTAAAAAGCGGTAATTTTGTTGATGATGAAAAAATATTTAATCCGACCGCACAAGAAGCAGTATCTGTTCCTGAGAAATGGGTAGTTAAAAAGCTAGCTAAACCAGGTGAACCTATTTACGATTTAGTATGCGACACCCTGATGCAGATGCTTAATAATGCAGAAAACATCAGGATAAAGCAGGTAAAATTATATAAGAGTGCAGACCTTACGCTACGCCATCTAAGCCAGTTGCGCCTTTTGGGATCTATAGGTGACAAAGTAACCGAGTTGAATAATGAGGTGAATCGTTTTATGCTTAGCGATACACAAACATTGCTCAGTTCGATGATAGAAGATTCTGATTCGCCATTTATCTTTGAAAAAATAGGTGCACAGCTTGAAAATATAATGATTGATGAGTTTCAGGATACCAGCACTGTACAATGGGAAAACTTCAAGGTGTTATTGAAAGAAACAATGAGCCGTGAAGGTAAAAATCTTATCGTTGGAGACGTAAAGCAAAGTATTTACCGATGGCGTTCTGGAGATTGGAGACTTTTAAACGATATAGACAAACAATTCAGCGAAGGTGAAGTTTCTGAATGTAGTCTGGCAACAAACTACCGTTCATCAAAAAATATAGTAAAGTTTAATAATGAATTTTTCAAATATGCTAGCGATGTAGAATATAATGAGTTATCAGACATTTGTGGCGAGGAAGCTGAACAGATGAAAAAGGCTTATGCTGATGTAGAACAGCAAATTCCGGAAAATAAAGATAAAGAAAACACCGGTAAGGTTGAAATAAAATTATTGCCAGACGAGGACTATACCGAAAGTATGCTTGCTCAAACATTAGAAAAAGTGAGAGAGCTGAAAACTTTAGGTGTAGCTGATAAGGATATTGCTATTCTGGTAAGGACCAACCCATTGATAAGACTTGTTGGTGACTATTTCATGCAAAATATGCCTGAAGTTCAATTGGTATCTGATGAGGCTTTTCATTTGGATGCTTCTCAAGCTGTTAATATCATTGTCTATGCAATGAAGGTTTTGGCTATGCCGGATGATGAAATTGTGTTAGCATCATTAGTTAAAGCATATATTAAATCAATTAAGGGTAATGCTCTAAAAGATAATGATATATTTCAAGGTAAAGAATATTCAGAATCGCTTTTACCAAAAACATTTCTTAGTAACAAAGATGCCCTGTTGGGATTACCATTGATGGACTTAGCTGAGGAACTATTCTCTATTTTTGACTTAAGTATTCTTGATAGCCAGAATGCATACGTTTGCGCTTTCTACGATAAACTTAGTGAGTATATGCAAGACGGAATACCCGACTTGAGAGATTTCTTGATTAAATGGGATGACAATATTCATAATAGTTCAATACAAAGCAGTGATGAAAATGGCATTAGATTAATTACAATTCATAAAAGTAAGGGATTGGAATTTAGATTTGTTATTATGCCGTTTTGCGATTGGAAACTTGAAAAGAATAATGTGATATGGTGCCAGCCTAATGTTTCGCCGTATAATGAACTACCAGTTGTTCCGATTGATTTTAGTAAAAAACAAATGTTAGGATCTATTTACGAAGCGGACTATGCGCATGAGCACTTGCAGAATATGGTAGACAATTTAAACTTACTGTATGTTGCATTTACAAGAGCAGAAATGGGGCTTTATATATATGGCAAACGTGATAAGAACGGCACAACTAGATCTGCTATCATAGAAGAATGTTTAGGTAATGTAGGCAAAATCCTTGGGACTCAAGTTGATGGTGATTACAACGATTATCAACAATCTATAGAGTTTGAATTTGGCGAATTACCCCAAGACTTGTCTGTAAAAGAAAAGAATAATGATGGTAATATATTTAGAAGCGTTTCAAAAAACGAAACACTAAGCATTACTAGTCATAAAAACAATGTAAAATTCAGACAAAGTAATAAGAGCGATGAATTTGTTAAAGCTGGCATAGAAGACGAACAAGCTATACAGAAAAAAGAATTTATAAATGTCGGTAATGTCATGCATTCAATTCTTTCTGAAATAAAGACAGAGAAAGATATAGATTACTCTTTAAGAAAGTTGGAAGAAGAAGGCGTAGTTTACGACAATAATATAACATCAGATAAATTACAGAAAATGCTTCGTGACAGCTTTGACAATAAATTAGTTAAAGAGTGGTTTTCTGATAAATGGCAAGTATTTAATGAATGTGCTATATTAAAAGTAAATCCAGAAAATAACAAAGTTGAGACAAAGCGTCCAGATAGAGTTATGACAGATGGCAAAAAGATGATGGTAGTCGATTTTAAGTTTGCCGCACCTAGAGAAGAACATAAGGTTCAAGTCAAGGAATACATGCAACTATTACACGATATGGGATATTCTGATGTAAATGGTTACTTGTGGTATATTTACTCTAAAAATATAATTGAAATAAAATGA
- a CDS encoding HU family DNA-binding protein: MTKSDIINEITLATGVQKKDVTAVVEGFMETIKNSLLEKKENVYLRGFGSFVIKHRAAKTARNILKNTTMTIDAHDLPSFKPAKSFVELMKNE, translated from the coding sequence ATGACTAAATCGGATATCATTAACGAAATCACTTTAGCAACAGGCGTACAGAAAAAAGATGTTACAGCTGTTGTTGAAGGTTTCATGGAGACTATCAAAAACAGTTTACTTGAAAAAAAAGAAAATGTATACCTGCGTGGGTTCGGTAGTTTTGTCATAAAGCACAGAGCAGCCAAGACCGCTCGCAATATTCTTAAGAATACCACGATGACTATAGATGCTCATGATCTACCAAGCTTTAAGCCTGCAAAGTCATTTGTTGAGTTAATGAAGAATGAATAA
- a CDS encoding DUF5686 family protein, whose protein sequence is MKTRLSSIYIRCFTVVLIILYSTIGVKASDKTRPDKMLLNRIFKYESSIDTVNIPEYSAYSYTKYSLFIKKRNITLLAVPTMWSVAHGGKRRYLGETYEKINFKGFNNYNVEKITELSTIPHNRNTMTTVLKYLTPEIYSPTIFNGDILSPFNSVNRIYYKYLVTFLLNGTAKIDFKPKMNNTQLIKGQALIDYSSGRIISASMKGEYDMVNFSLDINMGEEGIKSLLPTDVKLLCRFRFFGNVTEGQFQAFYGLPQLVSDSIKNQKDILALVRPVPLTSDESLLYKIDKETNAKKDSVDSTSVNRNENKIKKVLWDIVGDNVVNRIKSNFGKNNEGYLKINPILNPLYMGYDHRRGFTYKVDVRLNYMFTPNSLLSTRFRAGYSFKQKQLYYTVPTIFWYNKRKNGFLEFEFGNGNWISNSKVLDKAQQVLGDSIINNHAKMIYFKDRYFKFVNNYDFNDYIGLQAGVIFHNRLAVDKVGYKLAGMPEGYVSVAPLVELQYRPIGWNGPSVEIDYERGIKGFLGGNINYERMEFDAQWKLKLKRLETLQMRLGSGFYTLKGEHTYFLDYSNFRENHIPGGWNDDWSGEFELLNSNKYNDSKWYTRANITYENQLLFCAHIPVLGHFIEMERIYASILGSQDCKPYIELGYGFTTRLFSMGVFLSNDSGQVKEFGCKFGFELFRHW, encoded by the coding sequence ATGAAAACACGATTATCTAGCATATATATCAGATGTTTTACGGTAGTATTGATCATACTGTATAGTACAATAGGCGTCAAGGCGAGCGATAAAACTCGTCCTGACAAAATGTTGTTGAATCGAATTTTCAAATACGAAAGTAGCATTGACACTGTCAACATACCAGAATATAGTGCTTACTCTTATACCAAATACTCTCTGTTCATAAAGAAACGTAATATAACTTTGCTTGCTGTTCCTACAATGTGGTCGGTTGCCCATGGTGGAAAGCGAAGATATCTAGGTGAAACTTATGAAAAGATAAACTTCAAAGGATTCAATAATTATAACGTAGAAAAGATTACGGAGTTGTCTACTATTCCGCACAATAGGAATACGATGACCACCGTATTGAAGTATCTTACACCGGAAATATATAGTCCTACCATATTTAATGGAGATATATTGTCACCATTTAATTCTGTAAACAGAATTTATTATAAATACCTTGTTACCTTTTTACTTAATGGCACTGCTAAAATTGACTTCAAGCCAAAGATGAACAACACCCAACTTATTAAGGGGCAGGCTTTAATTGATTATAGTTCCGGTAGAATTATTAGTGCAAGCATGAAAGGGGAATACGATATGGTCAATTTCTCTCTCGATATAAACATGGGAGAAGAAGGAATCAAGTCATTACTCCCTACTGATGTGAAACTCTTATGCAGATTCAGATTCTTTGGTAATGTAACCGAAGGACAATTCCAAGCTTTTTATGGTTTACCACAGTTGGTATCGGATAGCATAAAAAATCAAAAGGATATTCTTGCATTGGTACGTCCTGTGCCGCTTACTTCTGACGAATCACTACTTTACAAGATTGATAAAGAAACAAATGCTAAGAAAGATTCCGTTGATTCCACCAGTGTAAATAGAAATGAGAATAAAATAAAGAAGGTGCTTTGGGATATTGTTGGTGATAATGTTGTAAACAGGATAAAAAGTAATTTCGGAAAGAATAACGAAGGTTATCTTAAAATTAATCCAATCCTCAACCCTCTTTATATGGGGTACGACCATAGGCGTGGATTCACATATAAGGTTGATGTCAGACTAAACTATATGTTTACACCTAACAGTTTGTTGTCAACACGTTTTAGAGCCGGTTATTCATTTAAGCAAAAGCAATTATACTATACTGTTCCTACTATTTTTTGGTATAACAAGAGAAAAAACGGTTTCTTGGAATTTGAATTCGGAAACGGCAACTGGATAAGTAATAGTAAAGTTCTTGATAAGGCGCAACAGGTATTAGGTGACTCCATCATAAATAATCATGCAAAAATGATTTATTTCAAGGATAGATACTTTAAGTTCGTGAACAATTATGACTTTAATGATTACATAGGTTTACAGGCAGGAGTTATATTTCATAACAGATTGGCAGTTGACAAAGTTGGATACAAACTTGCAGGGATGCCTGAAGGATATGTTTCAGTAGCTCCACTCGTAGAATTGCAATATCGCCCTATCGGCTGGAATGGTCCAAGTGTAGAGATAGACTACGAACGTGGAATAAAAGGATTTCTTGGTGGCAACATCAATTACGAGAGAATGGAATTTGACGCACAATGGAAGTTAAAATTAAAGCGACTTGAAACCCTGCAAATGAGATTAGGAAGTGGTTTCTATACTTTGAAAGGCGAACACACTTACTTCCTTGATTATAGTAATTTCAGAGAAAATCACATTCCTGGTGGTTGGAATGATGATTGGAGCGGAGAATTTGAACTTCTTAACTCAAATAAATATAACGATTCCAAATGGTATACGCGCGCAAATATAACGTATGAAAATCAGTTGCTTTTTTGTGCACACATTCCTGTATTAGGGCATTTTATTGAAATGGAAAGAATTTATGCTAGTATTCTTGGTTCACAAGATTGCAAACCATATATAGAATTGGGATACGGGTTCACGACCCGACTCTTTTCAATGGGAGTATTTCTCAGCAATGATAGCGGTCAAGTAAAAGAGTTTGGATGTAAATTCGGTTTTGAACTATTTAGACATTGGTAA
- a CDS encoding RluA family pseudouridine synthase — MIRNNYNRPGEYDYYVVEHKGMLLEWLLENVKGMSKSKIKSTLQGRGIKVEKKIVTRFDYPLTEGMKITVSKTKQNNNTFKSRYLKIVYEDQYLVVIEKNIGILSMAAGHSSLNVKTVLDDYFKRSNQKCSAHIVHRLDRDTSGLMIYAKDKETEMLLEEDWHNIVFDRRYVAVVSGEMEQNEGTIASWLKDNSAYVTYSSPVDNGGKYAVTHFHVLDRTTDHSLVEYKLETGRKNQIRVHSADMGHPVCGDIKYGNGDNPIKRLCLHAYVLSFYHPVTHEPMNFETPIPPHFRHIFK; from the coding sequence ATGATAAGAAACAATTATAATCGCCCTGGTGAATACGACTATTATGTCGTTGAGCATAAAGGGATGTTGTTGGAATGGCTCTTGGAAAATGTCAAAGGCATGAGTAAGTCTAAAATAAAGTCTACTCTTCAAGGTCGCGGCATAAAAGTTGAGAAAAAGATAGTTACCAGATTTGACTATCCTTTAACTGAGGGTATGAAAATAACTGTAAGTAAGACTAAACAAAACAACAATACTTTTAAAAGCCGATATCTTAAGATCGTATATGAAGATCAATATCTTGTCGTTATAGAAAAGAATATCGGTATCTTATCAATGGCAGCTGGTCACTCATCACTAAATGTTAAAACAGTCCTTGATGATTATTTTAAAAGAAGCAACCAAAAATGTAGTGCTCATATTGTCCATCGTCTAGATCGTGACACGAGTGGACTGATGATCTATGCTAAAGATAAGGAAACAGAAATGCTGCTTGAAGAAGATTGGCATAATATCGTTTTTGATAGAAGATATGTTGCTGTGGTATCTGGTGAAATGGAACAGAATGAAGGCACTATCGCTAGCTGGTTGAAAGATAATAGTGCATACGTAACATATTCTTCTCCTGTAGATAATGGTGGAAAATATGCTGTTACACATTTTCACGTGCTAGACAGAACTACAGATCATTCACTTGTAGAATATAAACTGGAAACTGGTAGAAAAAATCAGATCAGAGTACATTCAGCCGATATGGGTCATCCTGTATGTGGAGATATAAAATATGGTAATGGAGATAATCCAATAAAAAGATTATGTCTACATGCTTATGTGTTATCATTCTATCACCCAGTAACGCATGAACCAATGAATTTTGAAACTCCTATTCCCCCACATTTTCGTCACATTTTTAAATAG
- a CDS encoding PD-(D/E)XK nuclease family protein has protein sequence MRTFLHFVAEDIIKKYGTNLSRIAVVFPNKRAALFLNEELARLVDKPIWSPTYITISDLFRNHSDKTVGEQIKLICDLHKTYNECTGMNETLDMFYGWGQLMLADFDDIDKNMADSQKVFANLKDIHEFDDLSYLTDSQKDILKQFFSNFSEEQDSEIKRKFLTLWSNFDNIYSSYKKRLAAQNIAYEGALYREVVETENLDFKYDNYLFVGFNMMQKVEQEMCSRLMKQGRAKFYWDFDDYFMKARGVVNHEAGTYIRQYLKYFPNELDISNSDIYHNLDGKKDIKYLSATTENIQARYISKWLTDNDRYKDGKLTAIVLADEKLLQTVIHCIPSEVDNVNITTGYPLQQSPVSSFVKMLISLRTMGYRSDIGKYRMKWVETLLRHPYIKYVSDKAQNILDDYKQLRTFYQSSADLSKDEGLSLIFKEDNLNILSLNIWLTEVLQLVGNNFSQENESDPLMQESLFRMYTLLNRLGDLIKSGDLEADIKTYTKLINQLISTTSIPFHGEPVVGIQIMGVLETRNLDFDHVLVLSCNEGNMPKGVNDSSFIPYSIRKAYGLTTIDNKVAIYSYYFHSLLQRATDITLMYNKSTSNTNTGEMSRFMMQLMVEGNHDIQKVNVNANQNPLTPKKEAIIKDEKVMTVIRSIEKMSPTAFSVYLRCQLQYYYRYIAGIKQPDNEDDEIDNRIFGNIFHKAAELFYQKYINSSVVHQSDLEDDVKNEALLSRIIDAAFKDELFKIPKNIRIDYNGLQIINRQVILDYLKQMIRIDIKLAPFSILGLEKTVSMNLTVNVDNEQKTIRLYGNIDRIDEIDEGGNNRIRIIDYKTGNNNRAIVNSIDDIFDPSKIGNHTSYFLQSMLYALIIRDDKNINPENIRVSPALLFIQHSLAKDYDPTLLLNKEKIMDIAQFKDDFIAGLKQLAEEILDSSKPFLPTEDKSRCETCIYKSICG, from the coding sequence ATGAGAACATTCTTACACTTCGTTGCAGAAGACATCATAAAGAAATATGGAACCAACCTATCACGTATAGCTGTTGTATTTCCAAACAAACGTGCTGCTTTGTTTTTGAATGAGGAACTGGCTAGATTGGTTGACAAACCAATATGGAGTCCTACTTATATTACAATTAGTGATTTGTTCCGTAATCATTCAGATAAGACTGTTGGTGAACAGATAAAACTTATCTGTGATTTGCATAAGACATATAATGAATGCACAGGGATGAATGAAACCCTAGATATGTTCTATGGTTGGGGACAATTGATGCTGGCTGATTTTGATGATATTGATAAGAACATGGCAGATTCACAAAAAGTATTTGCCAATCTGAAGGATATTCATGAGTTTGATGATTTATCATATCTTACAGATTCACAGAAAGATATATTAAAACAGTTCTTTAGTAACTTTAGCGAAGAACAAGACTCAGAGATTAAACGTAAGTTCCTTACTCTATGGAGTAATTTCGATAACATTTATAGCAGTTATAAAAAGCGACTTGCAGCACAAAACATCGCTTACGAAGGCGCATTATATCGTGAAGTAGTTGAAACAGAAAACTTGGACTTTAAATATGATAATTATCTGTTTGTTGGTTTCAACATGATGCAGAAGGTTGAACAAGAAATGTGCAGCAGATTGATGAAGCAGGGACGTGCAAAATTCTATTGGGATTTTGATGACTATTTCATGAAAGCCCGTGGTGTTGTCAATCATGAAGCCGGCACGTATATTAGGCAGTATTTAAAATACTTCCCTAACGAACTTGATATTTCAAATTCTGATATATATCATAACCTAGACGGTAAAAAAGATATCAAATATCTTAGTGCTACTACTGAAAACATACAAGCCAGATATATATCAAAATGGTTGACTGATAACGACAGGTATAAAGATGGCAAACTAACAGCCATTGTATTAGCTGATGAAAAGCTCTTACAGACAGTCATACATTGTATTCCTTCAGAAGTGGATAATGTTAATATTACAACAGGTTATCCGCTTCAGCAGTCGCCCGTATCTTCTTTTGTAAAGATGCTTATATCGCTAAGAACAATGGGATACCGCTCTGACATTGGGAAATACAGAATGAAATGGGTTGAAACGTTGCTACGACATCCTTATATAAAATATGTGTCAGATAAAGCTCAAAACATACTGGATGATTACAAACAACTGCGCACATTTTATCAGTCCTCTGCAGATCTGTCTAAGGACGAAGGACTTTCTTTGATTTTCAAAGAAGATAATCTGAATATTCTATCTCTCAATATCTGGTTAACCGAAGTGTTACAACTTGTCGGCAATAACTTTTCGCAAGAAAATGAATCAGATCCTTTAATGCAGGAATCATTGTTCAGAATGTATACATTGCTTAACAGGTTGGGAGATTTGATTAAGTCAGGTGATCTTGAAGCAGATATAAAAACGTATACCAAACTAATAAATCAACTTATATCAACAACAAGTATACCTTTCCATGGAGAGCCAGTGGTTGGTATTCAGATAATGGGAGTACTTGAAACTCGTAATCTTGATTTTGACCATGTTTTGGTATTATCATGCAATGAGGGGAATATGCCTAAAGGTGTCAATGACTCCTCTTTTATCCCCTATTCTATCAGAAAGGCTTATGGACTTACAACCATTGACAACAAGGTAGCCATCTACTCATACTATTTTCATAGTCTATTACAAAGGGCTACTGATATTACTTTAATGTATAATAAGTCTACAAGCAATACGAATACGGGTGAAATGAGCCGATTTATGATGCAGCTTATGGTAGAAGGCAATCACGATATACAAAAGGTGAATGTTAATGCTAATCAAAATCCCCTTACCCCTAAGAAGGAAGCTATTATCAAAGACGAGAAGGTGATGACTGTCATAAGATCTATTGAAAAGATGTCGCCTACCGCCTTTTCTGTTTATTTGAGATGCCAATTGCAATATTATTATAGATATATAGCTGGAATAAAACAACCTGACAATGAAGATGACGAAATTGATAACCGTATATTCGGTAATATTTTTCATAAGGCTGCGGAATTGTTCTATCAGAAATATATAAACAGTTCTGTTGTTCATCAGAGTGATTTGGAGGATGATGTAAAGAATGAGGCGCTACTTAGTAGGATTATTGATGCGGCATTTAAGGATGAACTCTTTAAAATACCTAAAAACATCCGAATTGACTATAATGGACTTCAAATAATCAATAGACAAGTTATTCTTGATTATCTGAAACAGATGATTAGAATAGACATAAAATTAGCACCTTTCAGTATTTTAGGATTGGAAAAAACGGTTAGTATGAATTTAACCGTAAATGTAGATAATGAGCAAAAAACTATACGGCTATATGGTAATATAGATAGAATTGATGAAATTGATGAAGGTGGAAATAATAGAATAAGAATAATTGATTATAAAACTGGCAATAACAACAGAGCTATCGTAAACTCTATTGATGATATTTTTGATCCTTCTAAAATTGGTAATCATACTAGCTATTTTTTGCAATCTATGCTATATGCTCTGATAATAAGAGATGACAAGAATATTAATCCTGAAAATATAAGAGTGAGCCCAGCTTTGCTTTTTATTCAACATAGTCTTGCGAAGGATTACGATCCTACATTACTTCTTAATAAAGAAAAAATTATGGATATAGCCCAATTTAAAGATGACTTTATTGCAGGATTGAAGCAATTGGCAGAAGAAATTCTTGATTCATCCAAACCCTTTTTGCCAACTGAAGATAAGAGTCGATGCGAAACTTGCATTTATAAGTCTATATGCGGTTAA
- a CDS encoding glycoside hydrolase family 10 protein: MNRRLLFILLLSVLNISVFHAQQKREFRGAWIQCVNGQFIGLGTEGMQQTLRSQLDEMQRDGVNAVIFQVRAECDALYQSNYEPWSRFLTGQQGVAPQPYWDPLKWMIDECHKRGMELHAWINPYRAKTKTTSVLASSHIANTHPERVFEYDNQYILNPGQPENREYICKIAADITRRYDIDGFHIDDYFYPYPAPGQTIPDDKEFQKYNNGIKDRGDWRRYNVNLFIKQLSDSIHAVKPWVKFGVSPFGIYRNKKSSPIGSQTSGLQNYDDLYADVLLWVNNGWVDYCVPQLYWQVGHSSADYEELIKWWNRYASNRPLYIGEDVERTVKFADPQNPQSNQLPYKRRLHDEMRNVDGTVLWYAKSFVDNIGNYASTMRTTYWRNPALQPLMPFIDSKAPKKPRGVKPVWTKDGYVLFWRAPKGKNWGDIASKYVIYRFNKGENIDISNPSKIVSITPETFYKLPYEDGKTKYTYIVTALDRMSNESKIAKKKIKL, translated from the coding sequence ATGAATCGCAGATTACTATTTATTTTATTATTATCAGTGTTAAATATATCCGTGTTTCACGCTCAACAGAAAAGAGAATTCCGTGGAGCATGGATACAGTGCGTTAATGGACAATTTATAGGGCTTGGCACTGAAGGTATGCAACAGACACTAAGAAGTCAACTTGACGAGATGCAACGCGACGGTGTTAATGCAGTTATATTTCAAGTAAGGGCAGAATGTGATGCCCTATATCAAAGTAATTACGAACCTTGGAGTAGATTTCTTACCGGACAGCAGGGTGTTGCCCCACAACCATATTGGGATCCTTTGAAGTGGATGATAGATGAATGTCATAAAAGGGGTATGGAGCTCCATGCTTGGATAAATCCTTATCGTGCAAAGACAAAGACAACATCTGTGTTGGCATCCAGTCATATTGCAAATACACATCCTGAACGTGTATTTGAATATGATAATCAATATATTCTAAATCCAGGACAACCAGAAAATAGAGAATATATTTGTAAGATAGCTGCTGATATTACTCGTAGATATGATATAGACGGTTTTCACATAGATGATTACTTCTACCCATATCCAGCACCTGGACAGACTATTCCAGATGATAAAGAGTTTCAAAAATACAATAATGGAATTAAAGATAGAGGAGATTGGAGACGATACAACGTTAATCTTTTTATCAAACAATTGTCTGACAGCATACATGCCGTAAAACCTTGGGTTAAATTTGGAGTTTCTCCTTTCGGTATTTATAGAAACAAGAAAAGCTCTCCTATAGGAAGTCAAACCAGCGGACTACAAAACTATGATGATTTGTATGCTGATGTTTTATTATGGGTAAATAATGGATGGGTTGACTATTGCGTTCCACAATTATATTGGCAAGTAGGGCATAGCTCTGCAGATTATGAAGAACTAATTAAATGGTGGAATAGATATGCAAGTAACCGACCATTATATATTGGTGAAGATGTAGAAAGAACTGTGAAATTTGCTGATCCGCAAAATCCGCAGAGCAATCAATTGCCATATAAGAGACGCCTTCACGATGAGATGAGAAATGTAGACGGAACAGTGCTATGGTATGCAAAATCTTTTGTTGATAATATCGGTAATTATGCATCTACAATGCGTACCACTTATTGGCGCAATCCTGCATTACAACCTCTTATGCCATTTATTGATTCAAAAGCTCCTAAAAAGCCTCGTGGGGTTAAACCTGTTTGGACAAAAGATGGTTATGTGCTTTTCTGGCGTGCTCCAAAAGGAAAGAATTGGGGTGACATCGCTTCTAAATATGTTATATACAGATTTAATAAGGGTGAAAATATTGACATATCTAATCCGTCAAAAATAGTAAGCATTACACCTGAAACTTTTTATAAACTGCCTTATGAAGACGGTAAAACAAAATATACTTATATTGTTACTGCTCTTGATAGAATGAGTAATGAAAGTAAGATAGCAAAGAAGAAAATCAAATTGTAA